Part of the Elgaria multicarinata webbii isolate HBS135686 ecotype San Diego chromosome 5, rElgMul1.1.pri, whole genome shotgun sequence genome, actgatagtgatagctatagcacAGAAAAtgactctgattttttttttttttttttttttgcatattcaTCTTGGTCCCTacctttttctcatttttttataGGAATGAGTGCTttacactggaggactagcggagacataaatgtttttctttgttactaatgttgatggtttcttctgggttttttttaattgtttttgcctgctcctcataaactgacaaaaccaaaagaggttccttacagttcaggagtttgtagctccatttgttaccaaaaaaagcaaacatttaaaaaagtaaattcaatttgtaatacttGTTTGAGTACACTGggcttttaatataccaaatgaaataattttatgccaaaccaacttgtacataattatattttatgttcctaaagtaacaaagtgactttcaatttgtaaaaagtgctaatattgcattttttacaaaaacaaaaaattcaaaaaaaaattccattcttttctgggggggcggggaagtagacacacacaccagggtttttttccccatggcttcaaaatttctggaaattttacatctctacttctGATACAGATCAGCTTCCCTGCCTTGCGCCTACTATTTGCGTTGGATAAAAAAAGCTCCTACTGGAGCAAGTGGGAATCTTCTATTGCAAATTGCAGGACTGGGGACTTGATATACCTCTCTGTCTCTGATTATGCTCTATGTcagaggtgagcagaaggtagatctccagatattttggacttcaactcccagaatcccctgccagcatggccaatggccaggaatgctggcaaCTGAAGTATAAAACATTCTGAGATCTACTTtgtgcccacccctgctcaaCATATATTTTGTAAGCAAAACAACTAATACAAAAACGCTGTGAGTCAttcatccaaaggaaactaaagTTGCTGTGGGCCTTTACCACTTGGGGAACTGGGGAGCAAAGAATAATATTGTACCTATCAGGGTAGGCCCTGGCAGTTAATTATACTGGCAAGAATTTCGGCAAAGCTGTTCTCAACTTGCTCTTTGAACTGTCCACCAGAAGGACTTTCATTCTCTGTCCCCTTCTGTCACAGGCGCGCGTGTGATTGCCACCGACCTGCCTGAATTACTCGGAAACCTTCAGTACAACCTTCGCAGAAACACAAAGATGAGATGCACACATGAACCCCAGGTGAAAGAACTGTTTTGGGGGGTTGACCTGGAGAAGAACTTCCCCAGGTCTTTGTACCGGTTTGACTACATCTTGGCTGCTGATGTGGTCTACCACCACCCTTACCTGGAAGAGCTACTTCTCACCTTTGACCACTTGTGTACGGAAAACACTGTCATTATCTGGGCCATGCGATTCAGACTCGAGAAAGAAAACCAGTTTGTGGACAGATTCAAAAAGCTGTTTGACCTGGAAGTGATTTCTGATTTTCCTAGCTTAAGTATAACCCTGTTTAAAGCGAAGCGAAGACACAGGGTGAAATGGTCCCTGAATACTGCATCCTGACTGTTAATTAGTTGGCTGTTTATACAAATGTCTAATTGTTAGCCAGCTCTGTTAGAGGGGACACATTAATTTTCAATGTGCAAGATTGGTGGCATGCTTGAGGATTTGATCTTTTCCCTGCAGTCTGAAGTTGTACAGTCCAACTACAGATTCATGATGTGAGAATGGGACATTGCAAGTctaaggtttgttgttgttgttgttgttgtcgttaattacatttctaacagctctctgggtagtttacaaagattaaaacattgaacatttaagaaaacagatatacaaaatttaaaacccgtaattgtggtcccaagccatgtaaggctttatagtttaaaaccattaccttgaatcgggctcggaaacatacaggcagccaatgcatgcTTTTATGTAAACACATATTGGACTGTGAGGCCAGGCCCACATCCTAGCTTAATATCTTCACCTTCAGCAAAACATTATGTTGGTGACGGAGGGCCGGCCTTACCATgattgggcagagtgaggcaaacgcctcaggcagcagatgctgggagtgaGGGAAAGCAGCGAGCTCTTGGGGGACAAAGCTGCACTACAGTGCTACatggcctgccctctgccccctaTACTAGCCTGTGGCTGTTCTTAGAGGTGGCAGAGGATGCcgatgttgaagtaagattcaggtGCCAGTCTCGTCAGCTTTTGTGGAATAGAatagggcagggggagtgggggtgcCATCATGTCCTTTGCCTCATGCAGAAAATGCCTTAGGCTGGTCCTGAAGTGGTAGGTATGGATTTGTGAAGCCTCACATGATTAAATGCTGCTCAGtacaaaaatcaaataaaataaaatacaggcgAACAGGAAATAAACTTGTCAGGCAGGAAGCCAGGCTAAGACTCTTCCTCCTCACATGCTAATTTCCTGAATGCTGGGACTTTGGTGGGGTGGGTATCATGTATCCCTTTTTTGCAGACTGAAATGGTATAGCCCACAAACAAATGTACTTTCTCATAGTCTGTTTCTGACAAATAGGCCTAAAAAAGGCGCCTTGATGCTCCTTCACAAACAAATGAGTTGAGGTGGGTGGCTGTTAACAAGAGGGACTGTCACCCAAAACAACACTCACACATCTTTTCTCTCCTGATAAAACAAACATGTGAGGTGATGTCTCTTCCGAGTTCCCCCACCTAGCAATCAGCGGCCAATGAAGTGGAAACATGAAGCGCAATGATATctctggtgcttccagatggagggctcctaggggtaccaatgagaaggcattgtgctgctagtctgtcttttctttcttaacattaTTTGTGGTAATAGAAAAGAATGAGGAAGTGGTAGAAAACCATGGGAGACTTATGAGTAGGAAGTTCTCTTCTGGACCCACTGTAACATTCGAGgaatgtctggaagcacccctggtcatgctttttaaaaactgcacttTACtctagagggaggaggaggaagaaacaatAGGCTGCTAATTTCGATGGCTGTCACCATGCGTTTCTAAGAACCAAAAGTACATTCACAAGACTGCTCCAACTTGGATGCTTTCAAGGCAGATTTTGTCATGTCTTCTGTTAACACTATAAGGTGGTGACTGGATTTGAGATGGGGTGTTTTCTCGCTCATCTTTTTCTCAGAGGATTTACTACACATCCCACTACCTACTCACCATCTTGCAATATGTAATTTTTAAAGTCAACGATGCTGACTTCTTTCATTGGGTAACTTTGCATGTTCTGTAGGGGTGTTCCTGTTATAATGTGttatctctccctcctcctcctcctcctccttctccccaaccTCGAGACTTTGGGCTGAGGCTTGGCTGAAAACTGTAATTAAAAAATATAACAGTACATTTTTACACATTTAAAGTATCTATGTAATGCTTGTCACTGATAGACTTCACACAGTAATGTCAGAGGGTTCATTCACACGTGCATGTTCATAGCTTGTTTTTAACATCAAAGGATGAAGTGGGTGTAATTGATGATAGCTGATAAATTTCTTGAGATCTCACATCATTTAGAACAATGCTATCCAGTGGAGTCAGTTCACGTCTTGGCTATCATGTGCTGTTGAGTAATAgaattatataaaatattgtgggtggggggaggaacacaGCTGGCTCACCCATGAAACAAGTTGAGGTggctacatagatttgaatatatcaattttaATACATAcacatgaagtgtgtgtgtatgtttgtacgAATATACAGAAGGTTCAGAACTATACATAACTTCAACAAaagtagaccaaatatccaaataagtgtCCATTCACAGGTGgcatctatataccacccattcaaatgttgaaagcatggTAAGGTCTTCAactcattgcattataggaggtaagtgtttatccttccaatgttgtaatatcagtcttctaGCTGTTAGAAGGTCATGGAGAATacatttgtgctgaccatgcgTTAATTTCCAGGAAGCACGGAGatcatttaaaagagcatgtgcaTCAGCAAATATGACAAAATGTACCAATACGAAATCTATGTAATAATCATCTCCCCAAAAGTGGCAACTAATGTGTTCGAGAAAGAACAATTGGTGACATTGCACAATATCATTACTGATCACGGGGCATGTCTGTTAAGgaatcagccttagcttccaatttcctggctttgtgaagCTTGAagcaacatgagatagccttacttctggtcttaaactggcaggtagtttttttttttaaatcattgaatAACTCATATATTTCTGTCATTTTTCTCTCCTAGAGCTATTCTAAACAGCAGGTGCCAATCAATCAATTCTGCAATTGCATTACTCTGgcaagttcatattaaaatgaacAATTCAGCGGGTGATTCAGTAACATTCCCTCCAATGCCCAGTCCCCTTAGcaatgctcctttaaaaaaatacaccttACTGCATGTACAGGGTTAGGGTTCTGTGCCAGAAATGTTCAGCTGTGCTGCCACCCAGTGGTTGTTTGAGATCCAAGCAAAGTGAGCTCCTAGCACAAAGCTGAATTGAGTGCCAAAAATACCAAAAATTGGTGTCTTTACTGTGCATCACATGCAGTTTACTTGTGCTCTCTCTGATGGAGAAAATTTCCACTTTGGAGGTGTATCAGTGCACACAAGACCATCTCTTGTTGTGATCAGTGTCTCAACCAATGCACGTAGCCACGCACTGTTGTCTGGTTTTGCCTCGTTCTTTGTTTGTCACATTGTACTTGCTTCAAGAGACAGGGTGCATGTCTCGTTTGAGTTTTGTCACAGTGCCCGGGAAGGATTGAActgcttcagactgcagatgtggGATCACATATTTCAggacaattttaaaagataaaatccTGCAGTGGAATGTTAGAATCATTCAAGCCTAGCCTTCCTATTGGCACAAAAGGTATCAATTGCAGGGGAGCTCTCTGTGTGGCAGATAAAGATGTTGGCTCGCAGGTGGAGAATGGGAACTTGAGAATGAGGGAATTCATGCCCCCCTCCTTTTGCTCATTCATCTTTCCCAATAAAGCAGGAGTATTATCCTGCAAGCAACACTGGTAACAGGAATGCTTACACCATGTTCAATGACCTAGCATCCTCCAGATGagtttaactacaactcccatcctcctcaGACATCATGGCCAATGGATCTTTTAGCATCTCTAAACTTGCTCAGTAACATTTGGGTttgtagcctaaccatggcttagcgtgttgtctgaacaggcccaataaggcTGAGAAGCGGATGGTGGGGGCactttccagtggaattttaggatgctaggatgtttttatgatgttttaatgtatactatgtttttaattcagttttatgtgttttatacttgttgttgttccccgcgtTGATCCAGATGGATAGtcaagtggttgttgttgttgttattattattattattattattattattattattctgatcaGTCCTAGGGAGTTGGTTATCTGTACATTTTAAACAGGCTTCCATGCAGAGAATGCAGACAgaat contains:
- the LOC134398703 gene encoding protein-lysine methyltransferase METTL21E-like — translated: MDSKSLQHNRLVSEEISRKPDHKEGQNGDEQLVAEIMGRCFFPSLITNQAWEGFHFAGQKIKITEATESYGAVVWPSALVLCHFLETNVKSCNMVDKTVIEIGAGTGLVSIVASFLGARVIATDLPELLGNLQYNLRRNTKMRCTHEPQVKELFWGVDLEKNFPRSLYRFDYILAADVVYHHPYLEELLLTFDHLCTENTVIIWAMRFRLEKENQFVDRFKKLFDLEVISDFPSLSITLFKAKRRHRVKWSLNTAS